The segment GTCGGTGACGGCCGCGCCGATGCCGTTGCGCGGGAAGCCCGCCACCGTCAGCGACTCCACCACCGCCCCCGACAGGGTGCGCACCGGCGCGCCCCGGTCGTCCGAACTCCCGGTCACGCAGACGCCGTTGCCGGCCTGCGCGCAGGAGCCGCGGTCGGCCGGGTCGGGCACCAGGACGGTGCCGGCGCCCTGGCCGCGCAGGGTCACGCCGTCGGTGGCCAGCGTCACGCTGCCCGGGTAGCGGCCCGCGGCCAGCTCCACCACGTCGCCCGGGGCGGCCGCGTCGAGCGCGGCCTGCACCGAGCCGCCGGGCGCGACCCGGTGCACGGTCCGCCCGGTCGGGGCGGTCGCCGCCGGGGCGGCGGCCAGCGCGGTGGGCACCGAGGCGGCGCAGGACAGCAGGACGGCGGCGGCCCGGACGAGCGGGCGCGCCGGAGTGCGGAGAGGAGTCATCGAAGAGCAGCCGGCTTCCAGAAGTCGCGGACGTGGACGGCGAGCGGGCACGTCCACCGCCTCGAAGCTAAGGTCGCGCCCCGGCCCCGGCCAGCCGGGCGCGCGCACCCGGGTTGCCCGCACCCGCCGACCGGGTGGCACCGGACGACGGCACCGGGGCCGCGCCGGGAGGGCGGTACCACCCGTACACCCGATCGGGGGGATCTGCGGCCGGGCACCGGGCCCGCACCTGCGGGCCGAACCACTATGGACCCATGGACACCCAGAACGGACGAACCGCCGAACCGACCGGACTCCTCCCCGCCGACCCCTTCGCCGAGCCCTTCACGGGCTCCCTCACCGACTCCCTCAGCGACTCCCTCACCGACCCCTTCGGCTTCGCCGAGCCGCTCGCCGAGCTCATCGAGGGGGCCCGGCCGGACGAGGAGGAGGACCCCGGCTGGGACTACGAGGACGTCATCCTCCGGTCCGTCAACTGAACGCCCGCCGCGCGGCGGAGGACCGCGACACCGAGGCGCCCGTGTTCCCGCCGGCCGGCGGGAACCCGGGCGCCTCGACGTTCGGGCGGTGCGGCGGTCAGTAGCGGTACGCCTTCACCACCACCGGGATCAGGTTCACGTCCTTGCCCAGCTTGCTGAACACCACCGGGTTGGCGGTCGCGCCGCCCGCGAGGTGCTCCACGCCGACCACCTGGCTGTCCACGCTCTTGCCGGTGTTGTCGGTGAAGTCGACCTGGACCGCGTAGGAGCGGGTCTCCTGGGTGCTGTTGGTGACCGTGACGATCGCCGCCGTCAGGTCGCCGGACGTCGAGTTCGGCACCCCGGTCAGCGTCACGTCCGTCATCGCGTTGCCCGCGTCCGGGACGGCCGCCAGCACCTCGGCCGCCTTCGCCCGGGTGCTCTCCAACTGGGCGTTGGCCGAGGCCTCGAACGAGGCGGCGCGCTCCGAGGCGGACGCCTCCGCCGCCGACGCCGAGGCCAGCGCCGACCCGTGCGCGGAGGCGAAGGCGGACGGCGGCTTGCCCGAGAAGCTCGCCGTCTCCGGCGCCCCGACCGTGAACGTCGACATCGCGGCCTGCACCGGGTCCTCGCCCGAGGTGCCGCCGCAGGCCGCGACCACCGTGATCCCGGCGGCCGCACCGGCCACCGCCAGCGACACCCGCAGGCCGCGCCGCCCCGGGCGCCGCCCCGGACGCTCCGGCGGCTCCACCCGGCCCTGCCGGACCAGCCCCCGGTCCGAACCGTTCCGCTCCGCGTCTCGCATCGCGATGCACCCTTTCGCTCAGAACCGCGCCGGCCCCGTGCGCGCCGCGGTCGTTGGGTCGTTCCGTCGTCCTGCTGTTCGGCCGTCCCGGGGGCCCGCGGCCCGTGTCCGGACGCGCGTCCGCCCTACGCCCCCATCGTCGGAGCCCGGTGGGGCCCGGGGCCAGCGGCGTTGCGCCATTGGGGGGAGCCGGACGGGCCGTCAGATCGGCGGCACCGACGGCGAGATACGTATGACCGGTCACCGCCCCGGCACCGGAGGCGGTGGTGACGGCAGTGCTGACGGCAGTGCTGACGGCAGCGGTGACGGCGGTCCGGCGGACCGGGACGGGAGGGCGGCGGTGGGGGAGCGGCGGATCGTACGGCGGTGGCCGAGCTGGGGCGCGCTGGCGGGGGCGGTGGTGTTCTACTGCCTGTCCTTCACGCCCTCCCTGCTGCCCCGCCCCTGGTATCTGCAGGCCGCCGCGGGCGCGATCACCGCCGCGTTCGGCTACGGCATCGGCGCGTTCCTCGGCCACCTCACCCGGGCCTGCGGGCTGCGGCTGGAGGGCCGGGCCCGGCCGGTCGCCCGCTGGGCGCTGGTCGGGGTCGGCTCGGCCGCGGTGGTGACGGCCACCGCGTGGAGCGTCCGCTGGCAGGGCGACCTGCGGCGGGCCGTCGGCATGGACCCGCGGATCTCCTGGTGGCAGTGGGCCCTGGTGCTCCCCGTCGCGCTGCTGCTCGGCGCGCTGCTGGTGCTGTGCGCCCGGACGGTCCGGCTCGGCACCGACCGGCTGCGCGCGGTCCTCGGCCGGGCCGTCCCGAACTGGGCGGCCGCCGCCGGGGCCGCCGCGCTCGCCACCGTGCTGGTGGTCGGCTTCGTCGAGGGCTTCCTGCTGCGCGGCCTGCTCGACCTGGCCGAACGCGGCGCCGCCCTCACCGACCGCTCCACCAGCCCCGGCACCGTCCGGCCGACCTCGCCGACGCTCTCCGGCAGCCCCGCCTCGTACGAGAGCTGGGACAGCCTCGGCGCCAAGGGCCGCGACTTCGTCGGGAACGCCCCCACCGCCGCGCAGATCTCCGGCTTCACCGGCCGCCCCGCCAAGGACCCGGTGCGGGCCTACGTCGGACTGCGCTCGGTCGACGGCACCTCCTTCGCCGAGGGCGCCCGGACCGGCGCCGGCCTGCGCGAACGCGCCCGGCGCGCGGTCGCCGAACTCGAACGGGCCGGCGGCTTCGAACGGAAGGTCCTGGTGGTGCTCGGCACCACCGGCAGCGGCTGGGTCAACGAGAAGATCGCCAAACCGGTGGAGTACCTGTACGACGGCGACAGTGCCGAGGTCGCCTACCAGTACTCGTACCTGCCGAGCTGGATCTCCTTCCTCACCGAGGGCGAGGCGACCGACGCCGGCCAGGCCCTCTACGACGCGGTGCGCGCCCGCTGGTCGCAACTGCCCGCCGCCTCCCGGCCCCGGCTGATGGTGGCCGGCGAGAGCCTCGGCTCGTACGCCACCGAGCGGGCCTTCCCCGGCGGCGTCCCGCAGCTCACCGAGCAGACCGGGGGAGCGCTGCTGGTCGGCCCGACCCCCGACAACCCGCTGCGGGAGGACGTCACCGACGCCCGGCAACCCGGCAGCCCGGTCTGGCGGCCGGTCTACCAGGAGGGGCGGAACGTCCGCTTCGCCCAGCTGCCGTCCGACTTCGCGGTGCCGGCGGACGCGCCCTGGGAACAGACCCGGGTCGTCTACCTGCAGAACGGCAGCGACCCGGTGGTGTGGTGGGAGCCCGCGCTGATCTGGCGCAAGCCGCAGTGGCTCGAAGGACAGCGCGCCCACGACGTCTCCCCGACCATGCGCTGGTACCCGCTGGTGACGTTCTGGCAGGTCACCTGCGACCTGGCGGCCTCCGAG is part of the Kitasatospora setae KM-6054 genome and harbors:
- a CDS encoding alpha/beta hydrolase, translating into MGERRIVRRWPSWGALAGAVVFYCLSFTPSLLPRPWYLQAAAGAITAAFGYGIGAFLGHLTRACGLRLEGRARPVARWALVGVGSAAVVTATAWSVRWQGDLRRAVGMDPRISWWQWALVLPVALLLGALLVLCARTVRLGTDRLRAVLGRAVPNWAAAAGAAALATVLVVGFVEGFLLRGLLDLAERGAALTDRSTSPGTVRPTSPTLSGSPASYESWDSLGAKGRDFVGNAPTAAQISGFTGRPAKDPVRAYVGLRSVDGTSFAEGARTGAGLRERARRAVAELERAGGFERKVLVVLGTTGSGWVNEKIAKPVEYLYDGDSAEVAYQYSYLPSWISFLTEGEATDAGQALYDAVRARWSQLPAASRPRLMVAGESLGSYATERAFPGGVPQLTEQTGGALLVGPTPDNPLREDVTDARQPGSPVWRPVYQEGRNVRFAQLPSDFAVPADAPWEQTRVVYLQNGSDPVVWWEPALIWRKPQWLEGQRAHDVSPTMRWYPLVTFWQVTCDLAASEAVPEGHGHRYGLMPAEAWARIAPPAGWTEQDTDRLVGYLADHP